A region of the Pseudomonas asiatica genome:
GACCTGCACAGCTGGGTGCTGGCATTGCCAGAATTCAGCGACGATCCGTCACGCGGCGGTGAGAAAGTGCTCGAGGCAATCCAGGCCGCCTGGATCGACGAAGCCGACTAAGCGTCATCTGCAGGTTAGGCAATCCCCCGGAACCCGCGTATAATTCGCGGGTTTAATTTTTCGTAACACTCATATTCTGGAGTTTTCCATGGCTGTTCAACGTACTTTCTCGATCATCAAGCCTGACGCCGTTGCCAAAAACGTCATCGGCAAGATCACCACTCGCTTCGAAGAAGCCGGCCTGAAAATCGTTGCCTCGAAAATCAAGCAACTGTCCAAAGCCGAAGCCGAAGGCTTCTACGCCGAGCACAGCGCTCGTGGCTTCTTCGGTGACCTGGTTGCCTTCATGACTTCCGGCCCGGTCGTTGTTCAGGTTCTGGAAGGCGAAAACGCCATCGCTCTGAACCGTGAGCTGATGGGCGCTACCAACCCTAAAGAAGCTGCTCCAGGCACCATCCGTGCTGACTTCGCCGAGTCGATCGACGCCAACGCCGTTCACGGTTCGGACTCCGAAGCTGCTGCTGCTCGCGAAATCGCTTACTTCTTCGCTGCTACCGAGGTAACCACTCGCTAAGCGAAAGCTTACGGGTGAGGGTGAATCCATGACGACATCTACTGGCAAAATCAACCTGCTGGGTCTGACCCTGCCGGAAATGGAACAATTCTTCGACTCTATCGGGGAGAAGCGCTTCCGCGCCGGTCAGGTGATGAAATGGATTCACCATTTTGGCGTCGATGATTTCGCCGCCATGACGAACGTCGGCAAGGTCTTGCGCGAAAAGCTCGAGGCCGTTGCCGAAATTCGGGGCCCGGAAGTGGTCAGTGAAGACATTTCCGCCGACGGTACCCGCAAGTGGGTGGTCCGCGTTGCCTCCGGCAGCTGCGTCGAGACCGTCTACATCCCCACCGACGATCGCGGCACCCTGTGCGTGTCGTCGCAAGCCGGCTGTGCCCTGGACTGCAGCTTCTGCTCCACCGGCAAGCAAGGCTTCAACAGCAACCTCACCGCCGCCGAAGTGATCGGCCAGGTGTGGCTTGCCAACAAATCCTTCGGGACCGTTCCGGCCAAGATCGACCGCGCCATTACCAACGTGGTCATGATGGGCATGGGCGAACCCCTGCTGAATTTCGACAATGTCATCGCCGCCATGAAGATCATGATGGAAGATCTGGGCTATGGCATTTCCAAGCGTCGCGTCACCCTGTCCACCTCGGGCGTGGTGCCGATGATCGACGAGCTGGCCAAGCACATCGACGTGTCGCTGGCCCTGTCGCTGCACGCACCGAACGACGAGCTGCGCAACAAGCTGGTACCGATCAACAAGAAGTACCCGCTGAAGATGCTGCTGGAATCGTGCATGGGCTACATGTCCACCCTGGGTGGCAAGCGCGTGCTGACCATCGAGTACACCTTGCTCAAGGATGTAAACGACCAGCCGGAGCATGCTGCGCAAATGATCGAGCTGCTGCGCGACGTGCCATGCAAGATCAACCTGATCCCGTTCAACCCGTTCCCGCACTCCGGCTACGAGCGGCCGAGCAACAACGCCATCCGCCGCTTCCAGGACCTGTTGCACCACGGTGGCTTCAACGTCACCACCCGCACCACCCGTGGTGATGACATCGACGCTGCCTGTGGTCAGCTGGTCGGCCAGGTCAACGACCGCACCCGCCGCAGCGAGCGCTACATCGCTGTGCGCCAGCTGTCCGCGGACGCCGAGCTGCAAGACAGCCCCGCCAGCCACTGACCGGGACCTTGCCCATGAGCCTGCGCGCCGCGCTGTCGATCCTTGCGCTTTCGCTGCTGGCCGGCTGCGTGTCGGGCGGCGCGAGCGACCCCCTGGCCAGCCGCCAGGGCAGGGCAGAGGCGGGGCGGGCCTATGTGCAGCTTGGGCTGGGTTATTTGCAACAGGGTTTGACTGAGCAGGCCAAGGCGCCGCTGGGCAAGGCCCTGGCCCTGGATGGCGGTGATGCCGACGCGCACGCCGCCCTGGCGCTGGTCTTCCAGGCCGAAGGCGAGCCGGCGCTGGCCGAAACGCACTTTCGCAAGGCGCTGCAGGCACGCACGGGCGACACGCGAATTCGCAACAATTACGGCAGTTTCCTTTATGCTCAGGGCCGATTTGCCGAGGCCGAGCAGATGTTTCGCCTGGCCAGCGCCGATACCCTGTATCCTGAGCGCTCACGCGTTTACGAAAACCTGGGCCTGACCGCTCTGAAGCTCGAGCGCCGCGACCAGGCGCATGCGTATCTGCTGAAAGCTTTGCAACTCAACCAGCGGCAACCGAAAGCGTTGCTGGAAATGGCTGAGTTGTCCTACGAAAACAGGCATTATGTGCCGGCCCGGGACTACTACGATCGTTTCAGCCAGTTGAGCGACCACGATGCCCGTAGCCTGCTGCTGGGCAGCCGCCTTGCCAGGGTATTCGACGAGCAGGGCACACTGGCCGAGCTGGGCCAGCAATTACAACGACTTTATCCCGGTACGCCGGAATATCAGCAATACCTGTCGGAGCAACGATGAAAGCCGCGCATCCCGAAGTAGCAGTAGCGCCTGGCCAGAACCCCGGTGAGCTTTTGCGTCAGGCCCGTGAGAACCGGGACTGGTCACAAGCCGAGGTGGCCCGCAAGCTCAACCTCACTGTCAGTTCGTTGAACCACGTGGAAACCGGCGCCTTCGACAAGCTGCCGGGGCATACCTTCGCCCGTGGTTATATCCGCGCCTATGCCAAGCTGATGGACCTGGACCAGGCTGCCCTGGTGGAGGCCTTCGACCGTTACACCGGCACCCACGCCAAAGGCAGCGACGTGCACTCGCTGGGCCGTATCGAAGAGCCGGTGCGCCTGTCTCACAATATCCTGCGCGGCGTCAGCCTGCTGCTGCTGGTGGCCGTGGTCGGTGGCGGCTTCGTCTGGTGGCAGGACCAGGGCAGCCTGCGTGGCAAGGACCTGGCCAAGATCGCCCTGGAGCACGTCGAAGTCGAAAGCGCCGACGGTACCACCCAGATTCACCCGCTCGATGAGCCTGAAGACCAGGCTGTTTCCGCTGGGCAGCAGCCCGAGAGCGCGCCGCTGCCGCTGGAGCAGGGCGTTGCCGAGCAGCCTGCCGCCGCCGAACAGGCACCGGCAAGCCCGGCACCTGCCGCTACTGCTACCGCTGCCGCAGTGCCGGCACCGGCCCAGCAGGCGCCTGTGCCACCGGTCGCCAGCGCCTCTGCTGCCGCGCCTGCGCCGGTAGCACCGGTTGCCCCGGCTCCGGCCCCGGCGGCTGTTGCACCTGCTACGCCGGTAGCGTCCGTGGCCGTTGCCGAGCCTGCCGCCCCCGCCGCAGTGCCGGCTGGCAGCGCCAAGGTCGCCATCCAGTTCGTCGCCGATTGCTGGACCCAGGTCACCGACGGCAACGGCAAGGTGCTGTTCAGCGCCATCAAGCGCAAGGGGGACAACCTCGAGCTGACCGGCAAGCCGCCGTTCTCGGTACGCCTGGGCTTTGCCCGTGGCGCCCAGGTCAGCTACAACGGCCAGGCCGTCGATGTTGCCCCGTTCACCAGTGGCGAGACCGCTCGCCTGAAGTTGGGACAGTAATCATGCACGGCGAATCTCCGATCAAACGTCGCGAATCCCGCAAAATCTGGGTCGGCAATGTGCCGGTGGGTGGTGATGCCCCCATCGCGGTGCAGAGCATGACCAACACCGACACCAACGATGTGGCTGCCACCGTGGCGCAAATCCAGCGCCTGGTCGATGCCGGCGTGGACATCGTGCGCGTCTCGGTGCCGGACATGGACGCCGCCGAGGCGTTCGGCCGCATCAAGCAGCAGGTCAGCGTGCCGCTGGTCGCCGACATTCACTTCGACTACAAGATCGCCCTGCGCGTGGCCGAACTGGGCGTTGACTGCCTGCGTATCAACCCGGGCAACATCGGCCGTGAAGACCGTGTGCGCGCGGTGGTCGATGCCGCCCGCGACCGGGGCATCCCGATCCGTATCGGCGTCAACGCCGGCTCGCTGGAAAAGGACCTGCAGAAGAAGTACGGCGAACCGACCCCGGCAGCGCTGGTCGAGTCGGCCCTGCGCCACGTCGAGCACCTCGACCGCCTGGACTTCCAGGACTTCAAGGTCAGCGTCAAAGCCTCCGATGTGTTCATGGCCGTCGAAGCCTACCGCCTGCTGGCCAAGCAGATCGTGCAGCCGCTGCACCTGGGCATCACCGAAGCCGGTGGCCTGCGTTCGGGGACGGTGAAATCCGCTGTCGGCCTCGGTATGCTGCTGGCCGAAGGCATTGGCGATACCATCCGTATCTCGCTGGCGGCCGACCCGGTCGAAGAAGTGAAAGTCGGCTACGACATCCTCAAGTCGCTGCACCTGCGCTCGCGAGGCATCAACTTCATCGCCTGCCCGAGCTGCTCGCGGCAGAACTTCGATGTGGTCAAGACCATGAACGAGCTGGAAGGGCGCCTGGAAGACCTGCTGGTGCCGCTGGACGTGGCGGTAATCGGTTGCGTGGTCAACGGCCCGGGCGAAGCCAAGGAGGCCCATGTGGGGCTGACCGGCGGCACGCCGAACCTGATCTACATCGACGGCAAGCCGGCGCAGAAGCTGACCAACGACAACCTGGTCGATGAGCTGGAAAAACTCATCCGCCAGAAAGCGGCCGAAAAGGCCGAAGCCGACGCGGCGCTGATCGTCCGTGGCTGACACACAGAATTCGTAAGGACTTTTCGTGAGCAAATCGCTGCAAGCCATCCGTGGCATGAACGACATCCTGCCAGAACAGTCGCCGCTGTGGCGCTACTTCGAAGGCACCGTGGCCGGCCTGCTGGACACCTACGGGTACAGCCAGATCCGCACGCCGATCGTCGAGTTCACCGAGCTGTTCAAGCGCTCCATCGGTGAAGTGACCGACATCGTCGAAAAAGAGATGTACACCTTCGAGGACCGCAACGGCGATTCGCTGACCCTGCGCCCCGAAGGCACTGCCGCCTGCGTGCGTGCCGTGCTCGAGCATGGCATCACCGGCAACGGCCAGGTGCAGAAACTGTGGTACATCGGCCAGATGTTCCGCCACGAGCGCCCGCAGAAGGGCCGCTACCGCCAGTTCCACCAGATTGGCGTGGAAGTGTTCAACCTGGACGGCCCGGACATCGACGCCGAGCTGATCATGCTGACCTGGCGCCTGTGGGGCCTGCTGGGCATCCAGGACGCAGTCAAGCTGGAGCTCAACAGCCTGGGCACCAGCGAAGCCCGTGCACGCTACCGTGATGCGCTGGTCGAGTTCCTCTCGGCGCGCCTGGAGCAACTGGACGAAGACAGCCAGCGCCGCCTGAAGAGCAACCCGCTGCGCATCCTCGACAGCAAGGACCAGAACACCCAGGCGGTGCTGGTCGGCGCGCCGAAGCTGGAAGACTACCTGGACGAAGAGTCGCGCGTGCACTTCGAGGGCCTCAAGGCCCGCCTGGACGCTGCCGGCATTCCGTTCGTGATCAACACCAAGCTGGTGCGTGGCCTGGACTACTACAGCAAGACCGTGTTCGAGTGGGTTACCGACAAGCTCGGCGCCCAGGGCACCGTCTGCGCCGGCGGCCGTTACGACGGCCTGGTCGAACAGATGGGCGGCAAGCCGACCCCGGGCGTCGGTTTCGCCATGGGCATCGAGCGCCTGATCCTGCTGCTGGAAACCCTGGGCAAGGTGCCCGAGTCCATCAGCCGCCAGATCGACGTCTACCTGTGCGCCTTTGGCGAACAGGCGGAACTGGCCGGCCTGCGCCTGTCCGAAGGCCTGCGCGACCGCCTGCCGGGCCTGCGCCTGGCAGTCAACGCCGGCGGTGGCAGCTTCAAGAGCCAGTTCAAGAAAGCCGACAAGAGCGGCGCGCTGTTCGCCCTGATCCTCGGCGACGACGAACTGGCCAAGCAAGAGATCGGCTTCAAGCCCCTGCGTGGTCAGGGCGAACAACAGAACATTGCCTGGGATGCTCTGGCTGAGCACCTGGAAACCGCGATCGCGCAGGCGTAACGCGGTTCAACAAGCGAATAGGCGAAAAGGAGTATTGGGGTGTCGAGTACCGATGATGAACTGGCAGGGGTCAAGGACTGGTGGAACCGCAACGGCAAGCCGCTGCTGACCGGTGCCCTGTTGGCTGGCGTGGTGGTGTTGGGCTGGAATACCTGGCACAAGTACCAGAACAATCAGTCGCAAGGTGCCTCGCAGCTGTACCAGGCCTTGCTGGAGACCAGCCTGACGCCGACTGGCCAGCCTGATGCGACCAAGGTCGCGGAACTGGCCGGCAAGCTCAAGAGCGAGTTCGGCGGTACCGCCTACGCCCAGTACGGCAGCCTGTTCGTGGCCAAGGTCGCGGTCGAGACCGGCAAGCTCGATGACGCTGCTGCCGAGTTGAAGAGCGTGCTGGACAAGCCGGCCGATGCCACCCTGGGCGAAATTTCGCGTCAGCGCCTGGCTCGTGTGCTGGCCGCCCAGAACAAGGCCGAGGACGCCCTCAAGCTGCTCGACGGCGACGCCGACAAAGCCTTCCTGGCCAGCCGCGAAGAGTTGAAAGGTGACCTGCTGGTGCAACTGGGTCGCGCCGACGACGCGCACAGCGCTTACGAGAAAGCCAAGGCTGCGTTGTCCGATGAGGCGGCGGTCGGTGGCCTGCAATTGAAGCTGGATGACTTGGCCAAAGGGGACGCGTAAGTGATCGGTTGGAAACATGCAGCAGTGCTGACCCTGGCCGTACTGGCCGCAGGTTGCAGCAGCAACAGCAAGAAGGAACTGCCTCCGGCCGAGCTGACCAAGTTCACCGAGGAAGTGGTGCTGAAGAAGCAGTGGAGCCGTTCGATCGGTGACGGCCAGGGCGAGACCTACAACACCCTGGTACCTGCCATCGAGAACGACCGTATCTACGCCTCCGACGTCAACGGCGAAGTCTTCGCCCTCGACCGCATCACCGGCGACGTGGTGTGGAAGAAGGACCTCGAGCTGCCGGTATCCGGCGCTGTAGGCGTGGGCTACGGCCTGGTCATGATCGGTACCCTCAAGGGTGAAGTCATCGCCCTGGACTCCAGCACCGGTGAGGAGCGCTGGCGCTCCCGCGTGACCAGCGAAGTGCTGGCCCCGCCTGCCAATAACGGTGAGGTGGTGGTGGTGCAGACCCAGGACGATCGCCTGATCGGCCTGGATGCCGCCACTGGTGACCGTCGCTGGATCTACGAAAACACC
Encoded here:
- the ispG gene encoding flavodoxin-dependent (E)-4-hydroxy-3-methylbut-2-enyl-diphosphate synthase; its protein translation is MHGESPIKRRESRKIWVGNVPVGGDAPIAVQSMTNTDTNDVAATVAQIQRLVDAGVDIVRVSVPDMDAAEAFGRIKQQVSVPLVADIHFDYKIALRVAELGVDCLRINPGNIGREDRVRAVVDAARDRGIPIRIGVNAGSLEKDLQKKYGEPTPAALVESALRHVEHLDRLDFQDFKVSVKASDVFMAVEAYRLLAKQIVQPLHLGITEAGGLRSGTVKSAVGLGMLLAEGIGDTIRISLAADPVEEVKVGYDILKSLHLRSRGINFIACPSCSRQNFDVVKTMNELEGRLEDLLVPLDVAVIGCVVNGPGEAKEAHVGLTGGTPNLIYIDGKPAQKLTNDNLVDELEKLIRQKAAEKAEADAALIVRG
- a CDS encoding RodZ domain-containing protein, which translates into the protein MKAAHPEVAVAPGQNPGELLRQARENRDWSQAEVARKLNLTVSSLNHVETGAFDKLPGHTFARGYIRAYAKLMDLDQAALVEAFDRYTGTHAKGSDVHSLGRIEEPVRLSHNILRGVSLLLLVAVVGGGFVWWQDQGSLRGKDLAKIALEHVEVESADGTTQIHPLDEPEDQAVSAGQQPESAPLPLEQGVAEQPAAAEQAPASPAPAATATAAAVPAPAQQAPVPPVASASAAAPAPVAPVAPAPAPAAVAPATPVASVAVAEPAAPAAVPAGSAKVAIQFVADCWTQVTDGNGKVLFSAIKRKGDNLELTGKPPFSVRLGFARGAQVSYNGQAVDVAPFTSGETARLKLGQ
- a CDS encoding tetratricopeptide repeat protein, producing MSSTDDELAGVKDWWNRNGKPLLTGALLAGVVVLGWNTWHKYQNNQSQGASQLYQALLETSLTPTGQPDATKVAELAGKLKSEFGGTAYAQYGSLFVAKVAVETGKLDDAAAELKSVLDKPADATLGEISRQRLARVLAAQNKAEDALKLLDGDADKAFLASREELKGDLLVQLGRADDAHSAYEKAKAALSDEAAVGGLQLKLDDLAKGDA
- the iscX gene encoding Fe-S cluster assembly protein IscX, coding for MSLKWIDVLEIAIQLAESKPEVDPRYVNFVDLHSWVLALPEFSDDPSRGGEKVLEAIQAAWIDEAD
- the hisS gene encoding histidine--tRNA ligase is translated as MSKSLQAIRGMNDILPEQSPLWRYFEGTVAGLLDTYGYSQIRTPIVEFTELFKRSIGEVTDIVEKEMYTFEDRNGDSLTLRPEGTAACVRAVLEHGITGNGQVQKLWYIGQMFRHERPQKGRYRQFHQIGVEVFNLDGPDIDAELIMLTWRLWGLLGIQDAVKLELNSLGTSEARARYRDALVEFLSARLEQLDEDSQRRLKSNPLRILDSKDQNTQAVLVGAPKLEDYLDEESRVHFEGLKARLDAAGIPFVINTKLVRGLDYYSKTVFEWVTDKLGAQGTVCAGGRYDGLVEQMGGKPTPGVGFAMGIERLILLLETLGKVPESISRQIDVYLCAFGEQAELAGLRLSEGLRDRLPGLRLAVNAGGGSFKSQFKKADKSGALFALILGDDELAKQEIGFKPLRGQGEQQNIAWDALAEHLETAIAQA
- the ndk gene encoding nucleoside-diphosphate kinase, with the translated sequence MAVQRTFSIIKPDAVAKNVIGKITTRFEEAGLKIVASKIKQLSKAEAEGFYAEHSARGFFGDLVAFMTSGPVVVQVLEGENAIALNRELMGATNPKEAAPGTIRADFAESIDANAVHGSDSEAAAAREIAYFFAATEVTTR
- the rlmN gene encoding 23S rRNA (adenine(2503)-C(2))-methyltransferase RlmN, with protein sequence MTTSTGKINLLGLTLPEMEQFFDSIGEKRFRAGQVMKWIHHFGVDDFAAMTNVGKVLREKLEAVAEIRGPEVVSEDISADGTRKWVVRVASGSCVETVYIPTDDRGTLCVSSQAGCALDCSFCSTGKQGFNSNLTAAEVIGQVWLANKSFGTVPAKIDRAITNVVMMGMGEPLLNFDNVIAAMKIMMEDLGYGISKRRVTLSTSGVVPMIDELAKHIDVSLALSLHAPNDELRNKLVPINKKYPLKMLLESCMGYMSTLGGKRVLTIEYTLLKDVNDQPEHAAQMIELLRDVPCKINLIPFNPFPHSGYERPSNNAIRRFQDLLHHGGFNVTTRTTRGDDIDAACGQLVGQVNDRTRRSERYIAVRQLSADAELQDSPASH
- the pilW gene encoding type IV pilus biogenesis/stability protein PilW, coding for MSLRAALSILALSLLAGCVSGGASDPLASRQGRAEAGRAYVQLGLGYLQQGLTEQAKAPLGKALALDGGDADAHAALALVFQAEGEPALAETHFRKALQARTGDTRIRNNYGSFLYAQGRFAEAEQMFRLASADTLYPERSRVYENLGLTALKLERRDQAHAYLLKALQLNQRQPKALLEMAELSYENRHYVPARDYYDRFSQLSDHDARSLLLGSRLARVFDEQGTLAELGQQLQRLYPGTPEYQQYLSEQR